The Sphingopyxis sp. BE259 nucleotide sequence GGCGTTGGTGAATTTGGCATCGCCCAGGGTGACGCGCGGGCCGATCGAAAATAGCCAGTCGTCGCCGTCGCGCGCGATGTAATCGGCGCTGACTTCACCGACCCACCCCTTGTGGCCGCTCAGCGCCTTGCGGCCTTCGGCGCGCACTCGCAGCGAGGGGGTCAGATGGACCTGCGCGAACCCGCCAGCTTCGATCGTGAAACCGACCTTGGGCAAATCAGCGCCAATGTCAGCAGCGGTGCGTTTGCCGATGAAGCCCAGCGACGGTCCGAATGCGAAGTTTCCGGATTGCAGGAGCGGCCCGCCAAAGCTCTCGTCGGCGGCTTCGAAGGTGAATTCGGTGCCTTCGCGTTCGCGCGAGACATCGACATAGGGGCCGATCGACAGATCTTTCGACCCCGGCCATGACGGCGATAGCTGCGGCCCGAGGATGACGCGGGTGCGCTTTTCGGAGCCAGTGGCGGTGTCCTGCGCATGGGCGGGGAATGACGCAACGCCGAGAATGGGCGAAGCGCAGAGCAGAAACTTGATCGCACGACGGTGAGAGAACATCCGGAATTCCTTGTTGTTTATGCTACAAGGCGCCCCGCCCCAATTCGTTCCTAAACCGGCGACCAGTTGGACGTTTCTTCGCCGTCTTCATTGCGGACGACCGGGCGTTTTTCCGGGCCGATGATTTCGAGCAGCTTGTCGAGGATCGCGGGAACGCCTGCGCCGCTCGCGCCTGACAGCGCCATAACGGGATGGCCGCTCTCTTCGGCCAGCTCGGCCGAGAGCGCCGCGACCAGTTCGTCGTCAAGCGTGTCGATCTTGTTCAAGGCGACGATCACCGGCTTGTCGACCAGATCGGCGCCATAGGCCTCTAGCTCGTCGCGGACGATGCGATAGCTGGTCGCGACATCCTCGTCATTGGCGTCGACCAGATGGAGCAGCACACGGCAGCGTTCGATATGGCCGAGGAAGCGGTCGCCGACCCCGGCGCCGTCGGCGGCACCCTCGATCAGGCCGGGGATGTCGGCGACGACAAATTCGTTGCCCTTGTGGCTGACCACGCCCAGCTGCGGACGCAGGGTGGTAAAGGCATAGGCGCCGACCTTGGCTTGCGCGTTGGTCACGCCATTGATGAAGGTCGATTTGCCGGCGTTGGGAAGTCCGACGAGGCCGGCGTCGGCGAGCAGCTTGAGCCGCAGCCACACCCATTTTTCCTCGCCCGGCCAACCGGGGCCGTGCTGACGCGGGGCGCGGTTGGTGCTGGTTTTGTAACTGGCATTGCCGCGTCCGCCGTCGCCGCCGCGCAGGAAGGCGATAGTCTCGCCTTCCTTGGTCAGGTCGGCGAGCACGCTGCGGTCCTCGTCATCGTCGAGAATCTGGGTGCCGATCGGCACCTGGATGACCAGGTCGGGGCCACCCGCGCCGGTGCGGTCGCGCCCCGAACCGGGGGTGCCGCGCTTCGCCTTGAAATGCTGGGTGTAGCGAAAGTCGATCAACGTGTTAAGTCCCGCGACCGCTTCGAAAATGATGTCGCCGCCTTTGCCGCCATTGCCGCCGTCGGGACCGCCATATTCGACATATTTCTCGCGCCGGAACGACACGGCGCCGGGGCCGCCGTCGCCGGATTTGATGTAGATTTTTGCTTGGTCGAGGAAATGCATGGGAAGCCTTCGGAGCGGAAAACATTGCGTTCGCGTCGCGGGAAGCGGCGTCGGCGATGGTCCTTGTTCATGTGGCGGCGTCACCTTTGGCGACGTCGCTCGGCACGAACTATGTGGTTGGGTTGCGCACCCCTTAGTCGCAGCACGCCGAAATGACCAGTTTTGTGATGCATCCGTCGGCAGTTCGACGAAATGCGCTGCGTCAGCGCCAGGCCGACGCAACTTTACGGGTTCGCGCTCGTTGGGTGGCTAAGGCATCGCATGATGCTTGCCCCGAAATTTTCCCGAAAGGATTTCAAATGTTTGACAACAAGAATGTCAGCACGCTCAATTCGCTGATCGCCACCACGCTGGACAGCGTCGATGGTTATCGCAAGGCCGCCGAAGAGGCGAATGCAGCGCAATTTCGCGAAATGTTTCTGAACCGCGCCAACGAGCGTCAGGCGATCGTCGCCGCGTTTCAGGCGAAGGTCCGCGAACTGGGCGGCAATCCCGAGGATGACGGCACGGTGCTGGCATCGGCGCATCGCGCGTTTCTGGGCCTTCGCGACGCGCTGACGGGTGACCCGGACGATTCGGCTGTCGTTGCCGAGGTGGAGCGCGGCGAGGATCATATCAAGGCGAAGTTCGAAAGCGCGCTGAAGGACGGCGATCTCGATCCGGCCGTGCAGCAGCTGATCCAGAGCAGCTTTGCCTCGGTGCGCGATGGCCATGATCAGATGTCGGCGCTCAAGCATCAGCTGAACGCCAGCTAAGACCTTCTCCACCCCTCCCGGAGAAGCATGGAAGCGGCGGTCCCGATAGTCGGGGCCGCCGTTTCTATTTGGCGTTTTGCGCCGCCCAGAAGTTCGCGATGCGCCCGGTGATGAGCTCGCACGCCAGCGCGCGTGCGGTGTCGCGGGGCAGGCCGAGTGCTTCGGCCATGGCACCGCCAAGCTGCGCGTCGCCGAGCGCCATCAGCACCAGCGCCAGGGTATCTTCGTGCATCAGGCGTTTTTCGTGCGCGTCGGGCGCCATGCCGTCGATCAGCTTGTGAATGGCCTCGACGATCGGATCGAGCGCATCTTCATTGCCCGTTGCCGCCATCCACGTCGCCAGCGCGCCCGCGCCGCCGCTGTCGAACGCATCGAAGGCCAGATCGACAATCTCGCGCACATTGCGTTCGCCCGGCGCCGATTCGGCCATTTTCTCGCCGATCGTCGCGCACACCGTTTCGGCGAGATAGGCGGCGAGCGCCTTTTGCAGGCCCGCCGCGCTGCCGAAATGATGGAGCAGATTGGCGTGGGTGCGGTCGATGCGGGCCGCGACGGCTTTCAACGTCACCGCTGCCGGGCCGGTTTCGATCAATATTTCGCGCGCGGCCTGAAGGGCGACGAACCGGCTCTCCTCGGGACTCAGGCGCTTCTTCACTATTGACATGGTTGTAAGTAAACCCTATTCATTTCCCCATCGCCCCTTTTCGACGGTATGACCCATATGTCCAGCCTTTCCCTTTCCCCGACCCCCGCCGACCTGTCGATCACCCCGCGCGACATGCGCTTTGGCCGCGACGACGCACAGGGTCGCTGGTGGTTGAACGGCGACCCGATCGCCTCGGCGTTCCACACCGCGCTGTCGGTGACTTTTCCGCGCGGCGAG carries:
- a CDS encoding MipA/OmpV family protein; protein product: MFSHRRAIKFLLCASPILGVASFPAHAQDTATGSEKRTRVILGPQLSPSWPGSKDLSIGPYVDVSREREGTEFTFEAADESFGGPLLQSGNFAFGPSLGFIGKRTAADIGADLPKVGFTIEAGGFAQVHLTPSLRVRAEGRKALSGHKGWVGEVSADYIARDGDDWLFSIGPRVTLGDAKFTNAYFGVSPVAAATSGLAAYDPGGGIYSVGMTAGYHRMLGRNWGVAVYGRYDRLMGDAADSPITRQLGSRSQPSVGVALSYTFGGSR
- the obgE gene encoding GTPase ObgE, which codes for MHFLDQAKIYIKSGDGGPGAVSFRREKYVEYGGPDGGNGGKGGDIIFEAVAGLNTLIDFRYTQHFKAKRGTPGSGRDRTGAGGPDLVIQVPIGTQILDDDEDRSVLADLTKEGETIAFLRGGDGGRGNASYKTSTNRAPRQHGPGWPGEEKWVWLRLKLLADAGLVGLPNAGKSTFINGVTNAQAKVGAYAFTTLRPQLGVVSHKGNEFVVADIPGLIEGAADGAGVGDRFLGHIERCRVLLHLVDANDEDVATSYRIVRDELEAYGADLVDKPVIVALNKIDTLDDELVAALSAELAEESGHPVMALSGASGAGVPAILDKLLEIIGPEKRPVVRNEDGEETSNWSPV
- a CDS encoding PA2169 family four-helix-bundle protein — translated: MFDNKNVSTLNSLIATTLDSVDGYRKAAEEANAAQFREMFLNRANERQAIVAAFQAKVRELGGNPEDDGTVLASAHRAFLGLRDALTGDPDDSAVVAEVERGEDHIKAKFESALKDGDLDPAVQQLIQSSFASVRDGHDQMSALKHQLNAS
- a CDS encoding TetR family transcriptional regulator translates to MSIVKKRLSPEESRFVALQAAREILIETGPAAVTLKAVAARIDRTHANLLHHFGSAAGLQKALAAYLAETVCATIGEKMAESAPGERNVREIVDLAFDAFDSGGAGALATWMAATGNEDALDPIVEAIHKLIDGMAPDAHEKRLMHEDTLALVLMALGDAQLGGAMAEALGLPRDTARALACELITGRIANFWAAQNAK